The Theileria orientalis strain Shintoku DNA, chromosome 2, complete genome genome has a window encoding:
- a CDS encoding uncharacterized protein (SJCHGC08802 protein) — MDSAARDVTLLKGEKAEFPILCETCLGPNPLIRMIKHTLGKDCKICERPFTIFRWKPGPKARYKQTIICQTCAKVKNLCQTCLFDLKYGLPIQVRDKFLENPLELPDSNKNLLHKLNNIESNPGNYAPSMSSENNQLLERIARVAPYYRRNKPRICTFWVRGMCNRGEECPYSHEEDAFDPSLSKQSIKSRYKGHDDPLAKKILDKLEQSISAETAAAGAAPAASEFPSMNPNEAIKRMD, encoded by the exons ATGGATTCTGCCGCTAGGGACGTTACTCTCCTGAAGGGTGAAAAGGCCGAGTTTCCCATTCTCTGCGAGACCTGCCTGGGCCCGAATCCCCTGATTAGGATGATCAAGCACACGTTGGGCAAGGACTGTAAGATTTGTGAGCGGCCTTTCACCATCTTCAGGTGGAAGCCCGGTCCCAAGGCCAGATATAAGCAGACCATAATCTGTCAAACTTGCGCCAAGGTCAAAAACCTATGTCAAACGTGTCTATTCGATCTTAAATACGGATTACCAATACAG GTCAGGGATAAATTTTTGGAAAACCCGCTCGAGCTTCCTGACTCGAACAAGAACCTGCTTCATAAGCTGAATAACATCGAAAGCAATCCCGGCAACTACGCTCCTAGCATGTCCAGCGAGAACAaccagctgctggagcGCATTGCCAGGGTCGCTCCCTACTACCGCCGCAACAAGCCCAGGATCTGCACCTTCTGGGTCAGGGGCATGTGTAACCGCGGCGAGGAGTGTCCTTACTCTCACGAGGAGGACGCTTTCGACCCCAGTCTGTCAAAGCAGTCCATAAAGAGTCGCTACAAGGGCCATGATGACCCTCTCGCGAAGAAGATACTGGATAAACTTGAGCAATCGATTTCTGCGGAAACTGCTGCTGCCGGTGCTGCTCCTGCTGCTTCCGAGTTTCCTTCAATGAATCCTAACGAGGCCATTAAAAGGATGGATTAA
- a CDS encoding cathepsin-like cysteine protease, with protein sequence MIIEVCKVYTYYITLIIVLNKCKADLPIHTLTKDAIGVWKIYETEASSGFHNCGSSFPNKNAENLKIDNFKSYLDEIYGDLKEFTVELSDENYVQRNLLYPRNNWKYLSVKSIKSSQPIGNWTLVYDEGLMINIDNKNYFGYFKYSNIKNNECKQITQSISEDEFGNIKCYETDPSKIQIGWYSKKVKENYEFGCFYAQKIYSLKDNYGQGSGTSNGDKSSISSTSGTTSTSDSLNNKNYIIDLTYKTGSTKSNTTSKYRNNIGVEIARGTGDGGKEEDEISRVGSWNRKNYTEYSDLTPFRFLQLHKGVHYYPINSYLKDKAYFNLIGTENRSQDIYPCNDKIVERNYSKLPKNWTWGDPFNGMDEDIHISSQGDCGSCYVHSSLYVISKRFQILFNKLYPNKKWPLKQFELSIDELLKSAYCQGCFGGFLMLAGKHVKELGVNSSKEQNGRYNSDKKWYIKEYGYVGGFYESTNEINMMNEIITNGPVAVAIYAPNELFYYHSGVFDVNYKHGMVCDLPNDNFNGWEYTNHAIVIVGWGEEDVDNTKVKFWICKNTWGINWGVEGYFKMKRGVNLLGIESQAVYFDPCISKGEPLSLIQSYNKSSYL encoded by the exons atgataattGAAGTGTGTAAagtgtatacatattatataacactaataattgttttaaataaatgtaaagcGGATTTGCcaatacacacattaacG AAGGATGCGATAGGAGTATGGAAGATATATGAGACTGAAGCGAGCAGTGGATTCCATAACTGCGGAAGCTCATTTCCAAATAAAAACGcagaaaatttaaaaattgataattttaaatcatatttgGATGAGATATACGGAGATTTAAAGGAATTTACAGTAGAATTGTCAGATGAAAATTATGTACAAAGAAACCTACTGTATCCAAGAAATAATTGGAAATATTTGTCAGTGAAGAGTATAAAAAGTAGTCAACCAATAGGAAATTG GACACTGGTGTATGATGAAGGgttaatgataaatatagacaataaaaattactttG GATACTTTAAGTACAGTAACATAAAGAATAATGAGTGTAAGCAGATAACGCAAA GCATAAGTGAAGACGAGTTTGGAAACATAAAGTGCTACGAAACAGACCCAagtaaaatacaaataggCTGGTACAGTAAAAAGGTAAAGGAGAATTACGAGTTTGGATGTTTTTATGCCCAAAAGATATATAGTCTGAAAGATAATTATGGCCAAGGCAGTGGCACCAGCAATGGTGATAAGAGCAGCATTAGTAGTACCAGTGGTACTACCAGTACGAGTGATAgtttgaataataaaaactacaTAATTGACTTGACTTACAAGACTGGTAGCACGAAAAGTAATACAACAAGTAAATATCGCAATAACATCGGTGTTGAAATTGCAAGAGGTACCGGTGATGGTGgtaaagaagaagacgagaTCAGTAGAGTTGGAAGCTGGAACAGGAAAAATTACACAGAATATAGCGACTTGACACCATTCAGGTTCTTGCAACTGCACAAAGGCGTACACTACTATCCGATTAACTCGTATTTGAAAGATAAGGCTTACTTCAACTTGATTGGCACAGAGAATAGGAGTCAGGACATATACCCATGTAACGACAAGATTGTGGAGAGAAACTACAGTAAACTGCCGAAAAATTG GACTTGGGGTGATCCGTTTAATGGAATGGATGAAGATATTCACATATCTAGTCAAG GAGATTGTGGTAGCTGTTACGTACACAGCTCACTGTATGTAATAAGTAAGAGGTTTCAAATACTGTTTAACAAGCTGTACCCAAACAAGAAGTGGCCACTGAAGCAATTTGAATTGTCAATAGATGAGCTTTTGAAATCA GCATATTGTCAAGGATGCTTCGGTGGATTTTTAATGCTGGCAGGAAAACACGTAAAGGAATTAGGAGTTAATTCAAGTAAAGAGCAAAATGGAAGATACAAtagtgataaaaaatg GTACATAAAGGAATACGGATACGTTGGAGGATTCTATGAGTCCACAAATGAAATTAACATGATGAatgaaataataacaaatggACCAGTGGCTGTAGCAATATATGCACCAAATGAGCTGTTTTACTACCATAGCG GAGTATTTGACGTAAATTATAAGCACGGGATGGTGTGTGACCTACCAAACGATAACTTTAACG GTTGGGAGTACACAAATCACGCCATTGTTATTGTCGGTTGGGGCGAGGAGGATGTCGACAATACTAAGGTTAAGTTCTGGATATGTAAAAACACTTGGGGGATCAATTGGGGAGTTGAAGGCTACTTTAAGATGAAAAGAGGGGTTAATCTGCTGGGAATAGAAAGCCAAGCAGTGTATTTTGACCCGTGCATATCCAAGGGCGAGCCACTGAGTCTGATACAGTCGTACAACAAATCTAGTTATCTGTGA
- a CDS encoding uncharacterized protein (tRNA methyltransferase complex GCD14 subunit family protein), with translation MPIQPGDTVIIFGGPNKIHLTQIPNENEMIENKQSEANVGNERLIHNRNGIFDLVDCIGKEYGQKLFWDSGKKTHWVVPLKPTPELITKSITHRTQILYRADISLVVLLLDLIPGKRVLECGTGSGSLSYALASAVAPNGHLFTFDCHSERQSHSNDLFNKTKITKVLTTCERDAYAPDAFLLSDEEAASECKVEGSQQSISEHSIDSVFLDLPSPWKAVDNVVQVIKHFGKLVVFTPSIEQIQKVTETLRGKGFTNKPVNNGTGIRTFEILTKPWGISFDGDFDSSEEESAFEYSEDEEAPGEYVNYQLPQFNHTGYLTVATFNLF, from the exons ATGCCGATTCAGCCGGGAGATACAGTAATAATATTCGGTGGCCCAAACAAAATACACCTTACTCAGATTCCGAACGAGAATGAGATgatagaaaataaacaatctGAGGCAAACGTGGGCAACGAGCGCTTAATACACAACAGGAACGGAATCTTTGACCTGGTGGACTGCATAGGAAAGGAGTACGGTCAGAAG ttaTTCTGGGACTCAGGGAAGAAAACGCACTGGGTGGTACCACTGAAACCCACTCCAGAACTGATAACGAAGAGTATAACACATCGCACACAAATACTG TACCGAGCTGATATATCGTTGGTAGTATTGTTACTAGACCTGATACCAGGGAAGAGAGTTCTGGAATGCG GAACCGGTTCAGGATCACTAAGTTATGCCCTAGCAAGCGCAGTGGCACCCAACGGTCACCTTTTTACGTTCGACTGTCACAGTGAAAGACAGAGCCATTCAAA tgACCTATTTAACAAGACTAAAATAACGAAGGTGTTGACGACATGTGAAAGGGACGCATACGCGCCTGACGCATTTCTACTATCAGATGAAGAAGCAGCTAGTGAATGTAAAGTAGAAGGATCGCAACAATCAATTAGTGAACACTCAATAGATTCAGTGTTCCTAGACCTACCGTCGCCATGGAAAGCAGTAGACAATGTAGTACAAGTGATTAAG CACTTTGGGAAGTTGGTGGTGTTTACGCCCTCAATTGAGCAGATACAGAAGGTGACAGAGACACTGAGGGGAAAGGGATTTACGA ATAAACCGGTTAATAATGGAACAGGGATAAGAACGTTTGAGATCCTGACGAAGCCCTGGGGAATCAGCTTCGACGGCGACTTCGACTCCTCAGAGGAGGAGAGCGCCTTCGAGTACTCAGAGGACGAGGAAGCACCGGGAGAATACGTAAACTATCAGCTGCCGCAGTTTAATCACACGGGATACCTGACAGTTGCaacatttaatttgttttaa